A portion of the Clostridium gelidum genome contains these proteins:
- a CDS encoding amino acid permease gives MSENKNLSRGLKNRHVQLLAIGGAIGTGLFLGAGRSIHSAGPSILFAYMITGVILFFVMRALGELLLSNLNYHSFVDFVQDYLGNGAAFITGWTYWFCWISLAMADVTATGLYMQYWFPNIARWVPSLVVLVVLLIMNLTAVKHFGEMEFWFALIKVVAILALIIIGTFMIIKGFSTDAGASSFTNLWNNGGWFPNGASGFILSFQMVVFAFTGIELVGLTAGETENPEKVIPKAINNIPIRIIIFYVGALIVIMSIYPWNSINPEKSPFVQVFAAVGIAAAASIVNFVVLTSAASACNSGIFSTSRMVYSLAKENNAPVSMKKLTSNQVPANATMFSAIVILISVILNYIMPEGVFVLITSISTFCFIFIWAIIVICHLKYHKTNPELASSSKFKMPLYPIINYIILAFFAFVIVTLALNNETRVALFVTPVWFIMLGLIYKMLKSKKKNEEESIDCIENI, from the coding sequence ATGTCAGAAAATAAAAATTTATCAAGAGGACTAAAAAATCGTCATGTTCAATTACTTGCAATTGGAGGTGCAATTGGTACTGGATTATTTCTTGGTGCAGGCAGGTCCATTCACTCGGCTGGTCCATCTATTTTATTTGCGTACATGATAACAGGCGTAATTCTTTTTTTTGTTATGCGTGCCCTTGGGGAATTATTGCTTTCTAATTTAAACTACCATTCTTTTGTAGACTTTGTACAGGATTATCTAGGAAACGGAGCAGCATTTATTACGGGATGGACCTATTGGTTTTGCTGGATTTCTCTTGCTATGGCTGATGTAACGGCTACAGGACTTTATATGCAATATTGGTTCCCTAATATAGCCAGGTGGGTTCCAAGCCTTGTAGTTCTTGTAGTTTTACTAATTATGAACCTTACTGCAGTAAAGCATTTTGGTGAAATGGAATTTTGGTTTGCATTAATTAAAGTTGTTGCAATACTCGCACTAATTATAATTGGTACATTTATGATTATTAAAGGATTTTCTACAGATGCTGGTGCATCTAGCTTTACAAACCTTTGGAACAATGGTGGTTGGTTCCCAAATGGGGCAAGTGGTTTTATCCTCTCATTCCAAATGGTTGTATTTGCTTTTACTGGAATCGAATTAGTTGGTTTAACAGCTGGTGAAACTGAAAATCCAGAAAAGGTTATTCCAAAGGCTATTAACAATATTCCAATTAGAATTATTATTTTCTATGTTGGAGCACTTATTGTTATTATGAGTATATACCCATGGAATTCAATTAATCCAGAAAAAAGCCCATTTGTGCAAGTATTTGCGGCAGTGGGAATTGCAGCAGCAGCAAGTATAGTAAATTTCGTTGTACTAACATCAGCTGCATCTGCTTGTAACAGTGGTATATTCAGTACAAGTCGTATGGTTTATTCTCTTGCTAAAGAAAATAATGCACCTGTGTCAATGAAAAAATTAACGTCTAATCAAGTACCTGCTAATGCTACAATGTTCTCTGCAATTGTCATCTTGATTTCAGTTATTTTGAACTATATTATGCCAGAAGGGGTATTTGTACTTATTACAAGTATATCAACATTCTGTTTTATATTTATTTGGGCAATTATAGTTATCTGCCATCTAAAATATCACAAAACTAATCCTGAGCTTGCGTCTTCGAGCAAATTCAAGATGCCACTTTATCCAATCATAAACTATATAATTCTAGCATTTTTTGCTTTTGTTATAGTTACATTAGCACTTAATAATGAAACTCGTGTAGCCCTATTTGTAACACCTGTATGGTTTATAATGCTTGGATTGATTTACAAGATGCTTAAATCAAAAAAGAAAAATGAAGAAGAATCAATTGATTGTATAGAAAACATATAA
- a CDS encoding phosphatase: MKYALDVHTHTIASGHAYSTLMENAKAASEKGIKVLGTTEHGISMPHSPHIWYFNNYKVLPREMYGVTMLYGTEANIIDYDGNLDMDDITLGKLDIVIGSIHDEVYKVGNIEENTRAFINVIKGGKVDIIGHLGNPGVPVDFEKVIKCAIENDVLIEINNSSFRTSRVGSFSNCTEIALLCKKYNAKLIINSDAHFCTLIGEFTEAINMLESIDFPEELIINNDPNELLLKLKKKGKLEDLIIQSL, from the coding sequence ATGAAATATGCATTAGATGTACATACTCACACTATAGCTAGTGGGCATGCTTATTCAACATTAATGGAAAATGCAAAGGCTGCTTCAGAAAAGGGCATAAAAGTACTTGGAACTACAGAGCATGGAATTAGTATGCCTCATTCTCCACACATTTGGTATTTTAATAATTACAAGGTTCTACCAAGGGAAATGTATGGAGTTACTATGCTTTATGGAACAGAAGCTAACATAATCGATTATGATGGAAATTTAGATATGGATGATATTACATTAGGTAAATTGGATATTGTAATTGGAAGTATACATGATGAGGTTTATAAAGTTGGTAATATTGAAGAAAACACAAGAGCTTTCATTAATGTGATAAAAGGTGGAAAAGTTGATATTATAGGTCATCTTGGAAATCCAGGAGTTCCAGTTGACTTTGAAAAAGTAATAAAATGTGCTATTGAAAATGATGTTTTAATAGAAATTAATAATAGTTCATTTAGAACATCTAGAGTGGGAAGTTTTAGTAATTGCACGGAAATAGCTTTATTATGTAAAAAGTATAATGCTAAATTAATAATAAATAGTGATGCACATTTTTGTACTTTAATAGGAGAATTTACAGAAGCAATTAATATGTTAGAATCAATAGATTTTCCAGAAGAACTTATAATAAATAACGACCCAAATGAATTGTTATTAAAATTAAAGAAAAAAGGTAAGTTAGAAGATTTGATTATACAATCACTATAA
- a CDS encoding YcdB/YcdC domain-containing protein produces MKFKKATIIGGITLVFLIIIIAIILYNFIGPGAVDIKASKNFITKLYSINAISNEQNLDAIKYERIKILNSKNDLVHRSIATKGFGIDLDKNNNVIGFTKKEIPNNTTKLNLKEARILAEGYLKNIYDGEVVLKTINSNEDSKYLPYYSFIYTKQKNGYPFYFDEIKLNIDKENGFLDGYSNSTMQREYKESVINISEQEAKTIALEEFQKFNKEGSVKNETKLVYADNKIDTKASKIYEVCYIVNIDGKNDKDVNISWKIFISSENGNIQNILKDGAEKEAIIN; encoded by the coding sequence ATGAAATTTAAAAAAGCTACTATTATAGGAGGTATTACTTTAGTATTTCTTATTATAATTATAGCTATAATACTATATAATTTTATTGGACCAGGTGCAGTGGATATTAAAGCATCTAAAAACTTTATAACTAAGCTATATTCAATTAATGCAATAAGTAATGAACAAAATTTAGATGCTATAAAATATGAGAGAATTAAAATATTAAATAGTAAAAATGATTTAGTTCATAGAAGTATAGCAACGAAAGGTTTTGGTATAGATTTAGATAAAAACAATAATGTAATTGGTTTTACTAAAAAGGAAATACCTAATAATACAACTAAATTAAATTTGAAAGAAGCTAGAATTTTGGCAGAAGGATATTTGAAGAACATCTATGATGGGGAAGTAGTGCTAAAAACAATTAATAGCAATGAGGACTCAAAATATTTACCATACTATTCATTTATATATACTAAACAGAAAAATGGATATCCATTTTATTTTGATGAAATAAAATTAAACATTGATAAAGAAAACGGTTTTTTAGATGGATATTCCAATTCAACAATGCAAAGAGAATATAAAGAATCTGTAATAAATATTTCAGAGCAAGAAGCTAAAACTATAGCATTAGAAGAGTTTCAAAAGTTTAACAAAGAAGGAAGCGTTAAAAATGAAACAAAGCTAGTTTATGCAGATAATAAGATAGATACTAAAGCAAGCAAAATATATGAAGTGTGTTATATTGTAAATATAGATGGTAAAAATGATAAAGACGTAAATATTAGTTGGAAAATATTTATAAGTTCTGAAAATGGAAATATACAGAATATATTAAAAGATGGAGCCGAAAAAGAAGCAATAATAAATTAG
- the ndk gene encoding nucleoside-diphosphate kinase → MIERSVVLIKPDGVERNIIGNIISCYEANGLKIVELKLMKATREIAEKHYCQHKGKDFYEELITFITRSPLCAIILKGEDAVARIRSINGATSPTDAAEGTIRHRYARSKTENCVHASDTVESAKEEIELWFPEVENNK, encoded by the coding sequence ATGATTGAAAGAAGTGTAGTATTAATTAAACCGGATGGAGTTGAAAGGAATATAATAGGAAACATTATAAGTTGTTATGAAGCTAATGGACTTAAGATAGTAGAGTTAAAGCTTATGAAAGCTACGAGAGAAATTGCAGAAAAGCATTACTGTCAACATAAAGGAAAAGATTTTTACGAAGAACTTATAACATTTATAACAAGAAGTCCATTATGTGCAATAATTCTAAAGGGTGAGGATGCAGTTGCAAGAATAAGAAGTATAAATGGTGCGACTAGTCCAACTGATGCGGCAGAAGGAACTATAAGGCATAGATATGCTAGAAGTAAAACAGAAAATTGTGTTCATGCATCTGATACTGTAGAAAGTGCAAAAGAAGAAATTGAATTATGGTTTCCAGAAGTAGAAAATAATAAGTAA
- a CDS encoding acylphosphatase — MNRYSIVIDGKVQGVGFRYFTQITALTLNLTGFCENLMNGNVKIEVQGLEEDIHSFISKIKTGNNFCRVDNIDLINIPLINDEHKYKIKY, encoded by the coding sequence ATGAATAGATATTCTATAGTCATAGATGGTAAAGTGCAAGGCGTTGGCTTTCGATATTTTACACAAATTACTGCTCTTACATTAAACTTAACCGGCTTTTGTGAAAATCTTATGAATGGTAACGTAAAAATTGAAGTTCAAGGATTAGAAGAAGACATTCATTCATTTATATCTAAAATTAAAACTGGAAATAATTTTTGTAGAGTTGATAACATAGATTTAATTAATATTCCACTAATAAATGATGAACATAAGTATAAAATTAAATATTAG